Proteins from a genomic interval of Spartinivicinus poritis:
- a CDS encoding AraC family transcriptional regulator produces the protein MSDDLDFSIQTVIRDKARHTPSHSHAEGQIFAIFSGLMTVTTHAGVWSMPPGRLGWVPPHCTHSAEIHVPINGFSIHISQSNSLQLPNQPTVIATSALMKALTERLVIAMKENTIGSPEYRILEVLIDEMIRAQQEPLLLPMPESECLTKMALAIINEPSNNLSLDEWAEKVNMSRRTLTRHFKAETGLSFGQWRLQARLHYALQLLSEGSSVTQVAFELGYNSVSAFIHSFKKVLGVTPSGYFNEINY, from the coding sequence ATGAGTGATGATTTAGACTTCTCTATCCAAACAGTTATACGAGATAAAGCCAGGCATACGCCTAGCCATAGCCATGCAGAAGGTCAAATATTTGCTATTTTCAGTGGATTAATGACAGTAACAACGCATGCTGGAGTGTGGTCAATGCCACCTGGTCGATTAGGCTGGGTCCCTCCACACTGTACTCATAGTGCGGAAATCCACGTTCCTATTAATGGGTTTAGTATTCATATTAGCCAGTCAAACTCTTTACAATTGCCTAACCAGCCTACAGTTATAGCTACCTCAGCTTTGATGAAAGCACTTACAGAACGCTTGGTTATTGCTATGAAAGAAAATACCATTGGCAGCCCAGAATATAGAATATTAGAAGTGCTTATTGATGAAATGATAAGGGCCCAGCAAGAGCCGTTGTTGTTGCCCATGCCTGAAAGTGAGTGTTTAACCAAAATGGCATTAGCCATAATCAATGAGCCAAGTAATAATTTATCACTTGATGAATGGGCTGAAAAAGTGAATATGTCTAGAAGAACATTAACACGCCATTTTAAAGCAGAAACTGGACTTTCATTTGGTCAGTGGCGTTTACAAGCTAGACTTCACTATGCCCTGCAACTGCTTTCTGAAGGCAGCTCTGTTACGCAAGTAGCATTTGAACTAGGTTATAATAGTGTAAGCGCTTTTATTCATAGTTTTAAAAAGGTACTAGGGGTTACACCTTCTGGGTATTTTAATGAAATAAACTATTAG